One window from the genome of Merismopedia glauca CCAP 1448/3 encodes:
- a CDS encoding sigma-70 family RNA polymerase sigma factor has product MSQSISASWSTVEANFPQAPVQPPQKLSNYDLIIRAQAGVRPEKEVFAELMRRYQSHVEKVLYHLAPEWQDRADLAQEVWIRVYRNVNRVQEPEKFRGWLSRIATNLFYDELRKRKRISHPLSLDAPRMMEDGEMDWEIAADTPSPDEKLTSTEFYEQLHTAIADLPEVFRMTIVLREIEGMAYEEIAEITGVSLGTVKSRIARARSRLQSQLQPYLDD; this is encoded by the coding sequence CAGTGCAACCACCGCAAAAACTATCGAACTATGACTTAATTATCCGCGCTCAGGCAGGAGTCCGCCCGGAGAAAGAGGTCTTTGCAGAGCTAATGCGGCGCTATCAGTCTCACGTAGAGAAAGTTCTCTATCATTTAGCTCCTGAGTGGCAAGATCGGGCAGATTTGGCTCAAGAAGTCTGGATTCGAGTTTACCGCAATGTGAATCGAGTCCAAGAGCCAGAAAAGTTTAGAGGTTGGCTCAGTCGGATTGCCACTAATTTATTTTACGACGAACTCCGCAAACGCAAGCGGATATCCCATCCATTATCCTTGGATGCTCCTCGAATGATGGAAGATGGGGAAATGGATTGGGAAATTGCCGCAGATACTCCCAGTCCAGACGAAAAACTAACTAGTACTGAGTTTTACGAGCAGTTACATACAGCGATCGCCGATCTTCCTGAAGTTTTCCGCATGACAATTGTGTTACGGGAAATAGAAGGAATGGCTTATGAGGAAATTGCTGAAATTACAGGGGTTTCTTTGGGTACAGTTAAATCAAGGATTGCCAGAGCCAGATCTAGATTGCAATCTCAATTACAACCTTATTTAGATGATTAA
- a CDS encoding anti-sigma factor family protein — MIQKREPSQNQHQPEPNSELRSQFELLSAYLDGEVTAAERRQVQQWLESDGKIQKLYARLVKLRHTMRSLPVPTALVPIEDTIEQVFIKLNRTRWRRLSLVGGTAIAAMALAGLGSIFSQNQSPVPQLAQSSPPEALMVALNKPPIEIPKPAIRSQKSEVRSQKSGVQSW; from the coding sequence ATGATACAGAAGCGGGAACCGAGCCAAAACCAACATCAGCCAGAACCTAACAGTGAGTTACGTTCTCAATTTGAGCTACTTAGTGCTTATCTAGATGGAGAGGTGACAGCAGCAGAACGTCGTCAGGTGCAGCAATGGCTCGAATCTGATGGTAAAATCCAAAAGCTTTATGCTCGTCTTGTCAAGCTGCGTCATACGATGCGGAGCTTACCTGTTCCCACCGCTTTAGTTCCAATTGAAGACACCATCGAGCAGGTATTTATTAAGCTCAATCGCACTCGCTGGCGTAGGCTAAGTCTAGTTGGAGGAACAGCTATAGCAGCGATGGCTTTAGCTGGATTAGGTAGTATTTTTTCCCAAAACCAATCTCCTGTACCTCAATTAGCTCAATCTTCTCCTCCAGAAGCATTAATGGTGGCTTTGAATAAACCACCAATTGAAATTCCTAAACCAGCGATCAGAAG